A region from the Aegilops tauschii subsp. strangulata cultivar AL8/78 chromosome 5, Aet v6.0, whole genome shotgun sequence genome encodes:
- the LOC109733642 gene encoding uncharacterized protein: MNPMAKCCLLFFLLLAVLLPEARATSCHPDDLLALLDFAGSLNGGGVLLRVTWSGAACCSWEGVGCDAASGRVTALRLPRQGLRGAIPGTSLAGLAQHEELDLSSNNFHNISGLLTVLHGCQNLTTLILTKNFGGEELPGDGIIGGFKSLKVLALGDCALKGRIPEWLSQCKKMEVLDLSRNQFVGTIPSWIGQLHHLCYLDLSNNSLVGEVPKSLTRLKGFATARRPEGMTFTNMPLYVKHNRSTLGRRLNELRNVITGTNNVVRFGRNNVVSGNDNTVIFGDENTVSGNNHAVYGNHNTVSGNNHVVSGSKHVVSGSRHGVTGSSSVVSGFNNGVSGINHVVSGSNNIVSGSSNVVSGMNHIVVGNNKVVSGA, encoded by the coding sequence ATGAATCCCATGGCCAAATGCTGCCTGCTGTTCTTCCTCCTTTTGGCGGTTCTCTTGCCCGAGGCACGCGCAACTTCGTGCCACCCCGACGACCTCCTTGCGCTGCTGGACTTTGCCGGGAGCCTCAACGGCGGGGGTGTCCTCCTCCGTGTCACGTGGTCCGGTGCCGCATGCTGCAGCTGGGAAGGCGTGGGCTGTGACGCCGCCAGCGGCCGTGTCACGGCACTACGCCTCCCCAGGCAAGGCCTCAGGGGGGCCATCCCAGGAACCTCCCTTGCAGGCCTTGCGCAGCACGAGGAGCTCGACCTCAGCTCCAACAACTTTCACAACATCTCAGGGCTGCTCACCGTGTTGCATGGGTGCCAGAACCTCACCACGTTGATTCTCACCAAGAATTTTGGTGGTGAGGAGCTACCTGGCGATGGTATTATTGGTGGGTTCAAGAGCCTCAAGGTGCTGGCCCTTGGTGATTGTGCTCTCAAGGGCAGGATTCCAGAATGGTTGTCCCAATGCAAGAAAATGGAGGTGCTTGATTTGTCCCGCAACCAATTTGTCGGCACCATTCCATCGTGGATTGGTCAGCTTCACCACCTTTGCTACTTGGATCTCTCAAACAATTCATTGGTTGGTGAGGTACCTAAGAGTTTGACACGACTAAAGGGCTTCGCCACCGCTAGGCGTCCAGAGGGCATGACTTTCACTAACATGCCATTGTATGTGAAGCATAACAGAAGCACACTCGGACGACGACTTAACGAGCTCCGAAATGTCATAACGGGGACCAACAATGTTGTGAGATTCGGGAGAAACAATGTTGTATCAGGAAACGACAATACTGTCATATTTGGGGATGAAAACACCGTATCTGGGAACAACCATGCGGTATATGGGAATCACAACACCGTATCTGGGAACAACCACGTCGTATCTGGGAGCAAGCATGTTGTATCTGGGAGCAGGCATGGTGTAACTGGGAGTAGCAGTGTCGTATCTGGGTTCAACAATGGCGTATCTGGGATCAACCATGTCGTATCTGGGAGTAACAATATCGTATCTGGGAGCAGCAATGTTGTATCTGGGATGAACCATATCGTAGTTGGGAATAACAAAGTTGTATCAGGGGCTTAA